The Microterricola viridarii nucleotide sequence ACGAAGACCGACCGCGCCCTGTTCATGAAGCGCACCGAGGTGCGCTCCAGCGGCGCCGACAGCCACCTCGGGCACGTCTTCGACGACGGCCCGGCGGATGCCGGGGGCCTCCGCTACTGCATGAACTCCGCGGCGCTGCGTTTCGTGCCCGTCGCCGAGCTCGAGCAGCAGGGGTACGGTGAATACCGCGGCCTGTTCGATCCATCCGCACCATCCGCAGATTCACGTAGCAAGGAGCAGTCATGACCGCCGCAACCGAAACCGCCATCCTCGCCGGCGGTTGCTTCTGGGGAATGCAGGACCTGATCCGCAAGCGCCCCGGTGTGCTCTCCACCCGGGTCGGCTACAGCGGCGGCGACGTGCCGAACGCCACCTACCGCCACCACGGCACGCACGCCGAGGCGATCGAGATCGTCTTCGACCCGAGCGTGACCAGCTACCGCGAGATGCTCGAGTTCTTCTTCCAGGTGCACGACCCGACCACGCCTAACCGGCAGGGCAACGACCGCGGCACCAGCTACCGCTCCGCGATCTTCACCCTCTCCCCGAGCAGAAGGCCATCGCCCACGACACGATTGCCGATGTCGAGGCCTCCGGCCTCTGGCCGGGCAAGGTCGTGACCACCGTGTCGCCGGCCGGCCCGTTCTGGGAGGCGGAGGAGGAGCACCAGGACTACCTGGAGAAGTACCCCAACGGCTACA carries:
- the msrB gene encoding peptide-methionine (R)-S-oxide reductase MsrB, producing MSTEYRKTPESLAHLTHAQHLVTQKDGTEPAFHNAYWNNHDPGIYVDVVSGQPLFSSTDKYDSGTGWPSFTRPIEPAAVTTKTDRALFMKRTEVRSSGADSHLGHVFDDGPADAGGLRYCMNSAALRFVPVAELEQQGYGEYRGLFDPSAPSADSRSKEQS